In Pseudomonas hamedanensis, a single window of DNA contains:
- a CDS encoding helix-turn-helix domain-containing protein: MTNKVNISTEAGADVQTVSAAVSRTLKQARKQQSITLDELSRRSGVSKGMVVEIEKGSANPSIATLCKIAAALGLSVADFVNVADTPAAHLIDSQDIPTLWTGELGGSARLLAGTSGPNMLELWRWELFPGESFSSAGHPHGTTELFHVEKGTLHLKVGDAELIVGPGCSAVARTDVAHGYANLGRSKLVFTMSVTELHQNARENPSP, from the coding sequence ATATCGACCGAGGCCGGCGCCGATGTCCAGACCGTCAGCGCCGCGGTTTCCCGCACGCTCAAACAGGCGCGCAAACAACAGAGCATCACGCTCGACGAACTGTCGCGGCGCTCCGGCGTGAGCAAAGGCATGGTGGTCGAGATCGAGAAAGGCTCGGCCAATCCGAGCATCGCGACCCTGTGCAAAATCGCGGCGGCGCTGGGGCTGTCCGTGGCGGACTTCGTCAACGTCGCCGATACGCCGGCAGCGCACCTGATCGACAGTCAGGACATTCCGACGCTGTGGACCGGTGAGCTGGGCGGATCGGCGCGACTGCTCGCGGGCACCAGCGGCCCGAACATGCTCGAGCTGTGGCGCTGGGAGCTGTTTCCCGGCGAGTCGTTCTCTTCAGCCGGGCATCCGCATGGCACCACAGAGCTTTTTCATGTCGAGAAAGGCACGCTGCATTTGAAGGTGGGCGATGCTGAACTGATTGTCGGACCTGGATGTTCGGCGGTAGCGCGGACGGACGTGGCGCATGGGTATGCCAACCTCGGGCGGTCGAAACTGGTCTTCACGATGTCGGTGACAGAACTGCATCAGAATGCCAGGGAAAACCCTTCACCCTAG
- a CDS encoding Gfo/Idh/MocA family protein, with the protein MQPIRLGLVGYGKIAQDQHVPAILANPAFRLVSVATQGQPCPGVENFQSLGELLDNGPAVDAIAFCTPPQGRFALVRQALAAGKHVLVEKPPCATLGEAMALVDQVAQQGVSGLFAWHSRYAPGIAAARDWLATRTLQSVQIDWKEDVRKWHPGQAWIWQPGGLGVFDPGINALSIATHLLALPLFVAAAELRVPSNCQSPIAASIKMSDAQQLDVRAEFDFDHGHDELWSIEIRCLEGVLRLDNGGALLSIDGVRQTVSEEGEYAAVYRHFQQLIGDKASDLDLQPLRLVADSFFVGSREPVAPFYD; encoded by the coding sequence ATGCAACCGATTCGTCTCGGTCTGGTCGGCTACGGCAAGATTGCCCAGGATCAACACGTCCCCGCCATTCTCGCCAACCCGGCGTTCCGCTTGGTGTCCGTCGCCACTCAAGGCCAGCCTTGCCCCGGGGTGGAGAACTTCCAGTCACTGGGCGAATTGCTCGACAACGGCCCGGCAGTCGATGCGATTGCATTCTGCACGCCACCGCAAGGGCGCTTCGCGCTGGTCCGGCAAGCGCTGGCGGCGGGCAAGCACGTGCTGGTGGAAAAACCACCTTGCGCCACTTTGGGGGAGGCCATGGCTTTGGTCGATCAGGTTGCGCAGCAAGGTGTCAGCGGCCTGTTTGCCTGGCATTCGCGTTACGCGCCGGGCATCGCTGCTGCCCGTGACTGGCTCGCGACGCGCACATTGCAAAGCGTGCAGATTGACTGGAAGGAAGACGTGCGCAAATGGCACCCGGGCCAGGCCTGGATCTGGCAGCCCGGTGGGCTGGGCGTATTCGATCCGGGGATCAATGCCTTGTCGATTGCCACGCACCTGCTGGCGCTGCCGCTGTTCGTCGCTGCTGCCGAACTGCGCGTGCCGAGCAACTGCCAGTCGCCGATTGCCGCGTCGATCAAAATGTCCGACGCGCAACAACTGGACGTTCGTGCCGAGTTCGACTTTGACCACGGCCACGACGAACTCTGGAGCATCGAGATTCGCTGCCTTGAAGGCGTCCTGCGCCTGGACAACGGTGGTGCGCTGTTGAGCATCGACGGGGTGCGTCAGACCGTCTCGGAAGAAGGCGAGTACGCGGCGGTGTACCGTCATTTCCAGCAACTGATCGGCGACAAGGCCAGCGATCTGGATCTGCAGCCGTTGCGCCTGGTGGCGGACAGTTTCTTTGTCGGCAGCCGCGAACCGGTTGCGCCGTTTTACGACTGA